The genome window CAGATGTTTGAAATTGACTTTGCCAGCGAAGATCCGCCGAACTTAATTAAGCAAGTTATTTTGAAAACGGCGCTGAGCACGGAAGGCATTTTAAATAAGCCGGAGCCGATGATTTGGGCTAAGGAATATAACGACTATCGAGCCGTCTATATCGTGAAATATTGGATTAGTGACTACCAATATGCGCCGCCGATTATGGATCGGCTGAAGACGCGGATTTGGTATGCTTCCCAGCGCAGTGGCTTAAAAGAAACAATTCCGATTCATCGTTTAGTGAAGCTGGACAATTTGCCGGGGGAGGCGGGGGTTTCGCCGGATGCATTTACCGAAAGCCTGAAGACAAATCCGGTGTTTTTACCAGCGGTGAAGCATTCCAATCTCGCGCAGTTATCGACCGGCATTACGCTGCATAGTTATGGTGTGGGCGAGCCGGTATTTGAGGAAGGGGAGGTGCCGGGCTTCCTCTATATGATTATTACTGGGAGTGTGTTGTTGACGATTCGGGATGCTAGTGATCAGCCGCGTGAGGTGGCGCGGTTATCCAATGGTGATTTCTTCGGTGAGATGGCTTTGTTTAGTGATGAGCCTAGTCCGTTTGCGGTCAAGGTGGTTGATGATTTACAAATTATTGCGTTGTCGGCGGATTTGGTAAATCAAATGATCGAAAATACACCGAGTCTTGCACGGGAAATTGGTCAGATTATTGATAAACGTCGTCGTCGGATTGCGGAGGTGCAAAAGCAATATGCGGCCGCGACAACGCGGGTATCTTAGGCGGATTTATGGTTGGTTGGGGCCATGCCAGCCGCCAAAATTAAGTCAACTAATCCATTAATCATGCGCTCTCGCTCTAATGGCATCACGCTATCACCCTGCATGATGTACTGCACGATAATATAGTGAATCACGGAGCCGACAAAAACGCGGGCCGTAACAATTGGATCAGGGAAATTGAGATCGGGATGCATTTCAAAGTAGAAGGCTAAGCGTTCGATCACCGGTTTGCTCAATTCCTGCACAAAGGTCTGCGATAGCTCCGGAAATTTCTCTGATTCCCCGATCAGCAGGCGCATCAAGCTCAGAAAGGGTTGATTACTTGAAGTATGGCCTAAAACTGAACCAGCAATTTGGCGGAGGAACGCCGCTGGCGGCGTTTGAAAATCGGGTTTGGGCGCGTTGGTGATTGTGATGGGGCTGTGGGTTTCAACCAGTTGTTGAATGAGGGCGACAAATAATCCTTCTTTGTCTTGAAAATAACTGTATAGGGTTGGTTTAGAAACGCCAGCGGCCTTCGCAATGCGGTCCATGCTGGCGGCGGCAAATCCCTGGGTGGTAAACACTTGTAGTGCGCCGTCTAAGATTGCCTGGGCTTTATCCGGCTTGGCTTTGGCATCTGATTTGGACTCAGGTGGGTTAGAACGGCTCACGGGCAAGGGATTGGGAGGAGTAAGCAATCAATTGATCAAAGCGGTGAAGGTTCGATCGTGTTTCTATCTTACTCAACGATTGAACCGTCTTCGGGAAGATTACCCCTTGACTTTACTAAACGGTTTAGTAAAATAAATCTATGAGCGAAGTTCCTCTCTCTCCATAGGTCTATGAAGTCGTTAGATGTTTTGAATCATGAAATGACGCCTGAACACCCATCGCGTTATTGGCTGGCTGTGGCGGCAGTTGTGATATTGGGTGCGGGTAGTATTGCCGGTTGGCGGCTGTGGCAGAACCGTATGGTGCAAATGCAAGTGGCGCAAGAGCAAGCGATGCGCGTCATCGAAATTCCCTCCGTGACGGCGCTAGCGCGTTTGGAGCCACAGGGTGAGCTGATTAACTTAACGGCCCCAACTTCGGCGCAGGAAAGCCGGATTGCTGAGGTTTTGGTGCAGGTTGGCGATCGGGTCGAGGTTGGTCAGGTGATTGCGATTTTGGATAACCGCGATCGACTCCAGGCGGCATTGCGCAGTGCCCAGGCACAAGTCCGGATTGCCCAGGCGAAGCTGGCCCAGGTCAAAGCTGGGGCCAAGACCAGTGAATTTCAGGGGCAGCGGGCCGAAATTGCGCGGATTGAGGCGGAACAAGTCGGCAATGTAGCGGCGCAACGAGCGACAGCTGCACGCTTGGCTGCGGAAGTCGAGAATGCGCGTGTGGAAGCCGGACGCTATGACTCGCTATATCAAGTCGGCGCAATCTCGGCGTCGCAGCGTGATGCCAAGCGCCTGGTTTACGCCAGTGCCCAGCGGCAGCTCCAGGAAGTACAAGCCCAGATCAAACGGATTCAAACGACTAGTCAGCAGCAGCTTCAGCGGGCAGAGGCCAGTTTGAAACAGCTATCGGAAGTGCGCCCAGTGGACATTCAAGCCGCAGAAGTGGAAGTACAATCGGCGATCGCGGCGGTCCGGGAAGCCCAAGCGAGTCTCGCCCAAACGATGGTGCGATCGCCCAAAGCAGGACAAATTTTGCGTATCCATACGCAACCAGGCGAAAACATTGCGGAGCAGGGGATCGCCGCCTTGGGACAGACGCAACAAATGATGGTGGTGGCAGAAGTGTATCAAGGGGATATTGCCAAGATTACGCTCGGTCAGCCCGTGCAATTAACTGCAACAGCCTTGCCCGAAGTGCTTGTGGGAAGTGTCGAACGCATTGGGCTGGAGGTGCAACAGCAGAAGGTGGTGAACGAAGATCCAGCGGTGAATATTGATGCCAAGGTGATTGAGGTGCATATTCGTCTGAATCCCGAGTCCAGCCAGAAAGTTGCAGGTCTAACGAACTTGCAGGTCACGGCCAAAATGCAGGTGCAATCGGAGTCCTGATGTTTAACTTTTTCAAAACGTTACAGCAGCGGACCCCCTTGGGGTTACTGCAACTGCAGCATGATCCCTGGCGTTTGCTGACGGCGATCGCAGGGATTACCTTTGCTGATGTGTTGATCTTCATGCAACTGGGTTTTGCCGATGCACTTTATACCAGTAATACCCAATATCCCAGGGCCTTGCAGGCGGATATTGTCCTGCTCAGTACCCAGGCGAAAAACTTCAACCTGTTACGTAGTTTCCCGCGGCGGCGACTGTATCAGGCCCAGGATGTGCCGGGCGTTGTATCAGCCGATGCGCTGTATATTGGCACGGTGCAATGGCGTAACCCGGAAACCCGAAAAAAGACCGCGATGATGGTCGTGGGTCAAAATCCCGATCAGCCGGCATTTGCGCTGCCGGAGGTGAATCGACAGTTGGCCGCGACGCGTTTACCGAATCATGTGTTGTTTGATCAAGTTTCCCGTGGTGATTACAGTGCGATGATCGAACGGGTGAATCAGGGCGGTGTGGCAACTACGGATATTGCCGATCGAACCGTTACAGTTGCCGGTTTATTTAAGGTTGGGGCATCCTTTGCCTATGATGGTGCGCTGATTACCAGTGATCAAAATTTTCTGCGGTTTTTTCCGAAATCGCATCCTGGGGCTGTGAACTTGGGCTTGGTCCGGTTGGCGCCAGAGGCCAATGCCGCACAGGTGAAAAATGCGCTGAAGCAACGATTGCCGGATGATGTGCAAGTGCTGACGGGCCAAGAGTATGTGGATTTTGAGCTGAATGAGATTCAGAAGAATTCCCCGATCGGATTTGTGTTTGGGGTGGGCACGGCGATGGGCTTGATTGTGGGCGTGGTGATTGTGTATCAGGTGCTATCGACGGATGTGAATAGTCACTTAGCAGAGTACGCAACATTTAAGGCGATGGGCTATCGCAACCGTTATTTACTCGGTGTGATTTTTGAAGAAGCGCTGCTGTTATCACTCTTTGGGTTTGTGCCAGGATTACTGATTTCTTTGGGTGCCTATGCGGTCACGGCGAGTGCGGCGGCGTTGGCGATTTCGATGCCATTAGAGCGTGTTCTGCAAGTGTTTGTATTGACGTTGTTGATGTGTTCCGCTTCTGGTGGAATTGCGACACGGCGCCTCCAAGCGGCTGATCCAGCGGATATTTTTTAGGGATATTTTGGGGTTTGTTCGAAACAGGTAAATCATGACAATGCAACCGGTAATCGCCATTCAACACCTTAATCACTATTTTGGTGTGGGCAAGCTGCGAAAGCAGGCATTATTTGATATTAATCTGGCGATTATGCCAGGTGAAATTGTGATTATGACTGGTCCTTCAGGGTCAGGGAAGACGACGTTGCTGACTTTATTGGGGGGCTTGAGATCGGGGCAAGCCGGTAGTCTTAAGATCTTGGGCCGGGAGATTTGTGGTGCACGCCAACATGATTTGGTCCAGGCTAGGCGCAACAATGGCTATATTTTCCAAGCGCATAATTTGCATGGCAGTTTGACCGCATTGCAGAATGTCCAAATGGGACTAGAAGTGCATGGGATGTCTAAGGCAAAACGGCATTTGATCGCGGCAGAAATGTTGGAACAAGTGGGCCTCGCCGATCGCATAAATTACTATCCAGCCGATCTCTCTGGGGGGCAAAAGCAGCGCGTGGCGATCGCGCGGGCATTGGTGAGTCGGCCCAAGATTGTTTTAGCGGATGAACCGACTGCCGCACTGGATAAAAAATCAGGCCGGGATGTGGTGAATATCATGCATGATTTGGCGAAGCAGCAGGGTTGCACGATTTTATTGGTGACACACGATAACCGGATCTTGGATATTGCCGATCGGATTGTTTATATGGAAGATGGTCGCTTGGCACAGCTCCCAGAAGCCTTGGCCCCAAGCAGTTAAGCACATTGGATGCTTCAGTTCTGCGGCGATTGATTAATCGGAAAATGATTATGGGTGCGTGCGACGTTCAGGCGACTGAAATTGATTTGTCATGCTTGTCGGTTAGTGTTCCGCCTAGAGTTTGGCAATATGGATAGAGATTCGTTGTAGGTAACAGTGATGCTGAAGCGACAAAAAATCCAATTGGCGATTCTGCTGGTGGTGATTGTAATTGTCACCATCATCTTAATTTTCGCTGAGCCGATCGCGCTCTGGTTAACCCATTGGGCATTTATCAAAATCCTTGATGCCCTGAGTAAGCTGGGTGTGCTGATTGCGGTCGTGGCATTTTTACTGGAAATTCCCAAACGTCAGGCACAGGCAGAAGCCGAGAAACAAAGATTATTTTTTGAGTATTGGCAGGTAATTGATGCGGCAGCGACGGCAGGAACCTCAACTAGCTATGCCCGAAAAATTGCTTTGGAAAGTTTAGCGAAAGCCGATGTGCCACTGCGGAATATTGATGTGCCGCAGGCGGAGTTGCGTCGGATCAACTTGGTGGGGGCAGATTTGTCAGGAGCGAATTTGCGAGAGGCCGATTTGTCGGGGGCGGTGCTTGATCGAGCTGATTTGTCCAAGGCGTTGCTCTATCGATCACGGTTATATGGTGCGAGTCTACGCGATACTCAACTTGATCAGGCTGACCTGCGGGAGGTTTTGTACGATGCTGAAACAATTTTCCCAGAGGGGGTGAAACCGGAGGCGCTTGGGGCGTATTTGATTGCACCACGATCGCGGTTGGTGAATGTGCAATTGCCGCAGGCGGTATTTTGGGGTGTGAATTTGGAGGAGGCAAATCTGGAGGGGGCGAATCTTGCCGGTTCGAGTTTTCAGGGTGCGAGGTTGCAGCATGCCAATTTTCAAAGTGCGGATCTTCAGGGGTGCCGGTTTCGACATGCGGATGTATCCGGCGCAAATTTCCAAGATGCGAATCTTCGCGGGGCAATTTTTTGGGAAACTGGCGGTTTAGCGCCGGAGCAAGTGAAGGCGGCGCAGCATTGGGAAGAAGCGACGTATAATGCTGAATTTTTAGCGCAGTTGGGGATTAGCTAGAATTTGACAATAGTATGGGATTGTCTCGGCTGATTCAATAGAGGGATGCTCGTATTGATAAATCTGTTTGATCAAAGCGCGATCGATTGGCTTTACGCGATTAATTTTGCCTAATGCCTGGCGGATCGGTACATGAATCCCTTGAATGTTGTGCTCAATTCTGCAGATAAAATTTGCTAAAGCTTTCCATCTTCTTTGTTCTCGGGGGGCTTGGCATCTGATGGTGAGTCTAGGACGGTACGATCGCGAGAACTTTGCCGATGATCACACCCAAAAATCCCAATACCTCAAATATGCCACCCCAAAGGACAATGATCGAAAATAAGCCGTGAGCGCCTTCTAGTTGGGCTGTTTCTTGGTGAAAGCGTTTGACGATACCCACCCCAATTAATCCAAACAGTAAAAGCAGAAATCCGCCGTTGATGATCAGGATTGATCGGCTGATCAGTAGCGTTGATATTGCCATAACGTTTAAGACTCAACAAAAGTGGATTTATGACTAAAAATTGAATTTATTTATAGCGGTGATGCCCGACGTGCTTATGCCAGAGCACCTTTGAGTCATCGTATCCGAAGCAATCAACGATCAATGGTCTCAATCTGGGAACGGTCGTTGCGTCGTTGCTGGGGCGATTTCTGATCGATTAGATTGTGTCAATCGGCTAATCAGTAATAGTTGAGCCAGTCTAAGTGTTTCTTGCCTTACTTAGTTTCCCGTATTTCTTGGGTGCAAGCTGATTAAGTTTGATTATCGCCCACAAAAATCGATTTGTTGTGAGATTGAATTAGCTTATGTAACTGGGTTTAAAAACTGATCGAAACAAAATAAGAGGCTTGGTAAATTGATCGCTTGTAAATATTAAATAGACCCTAAAAATCAGGGCAGCAATTAAGCTCGATAAGTTTTGTCGTCGATCGAGCAACCCTCAAAATATTGCTGGAAGAATAAATTTTCAAGTAAATGTGGCTTTTTTACTGAGAAATTGGTTCTTAATTGGCTTTATAATCGTAATTTTTGTGATTTTCAATCTTTAGAGCTGAAATTCTTCATCTAATAGGTGAAATTCGCGGCTCTCATCTTCCTTGCGATCGATGACTTATTTCTGGCGATCGATGCTGCTTTACGTTTTGGGAAAACTTGTAATTAGCTAATTGGTGGGGCGATACCGAGTCGAAATACCGTTCAAAATTATTCTCTCTAGAAAATATTTCACTTTTTTTAATTCTTTCTGTACGGTATTTTGGCTGGGAACCACGCAATGAGTATATGTGTCCCTTATTCTTCGATCGCTTGAAATTTAGAGATGATGTTTGTTTTCAGGCAGCTAGTCTTAAGCGTTGGTTGAATTGCAAGGTGTCAATATATTAAGTGAGGCAATTTTGGCTTATCAGCAGAGTCAGTTTCGGCTTCCCCAGCCACCATCGCCAGATGTTGAACAGCTCAAGTGGTTGGCCCAGATGAAAACCATTGCGTTGTTCTGGATTGTCCTAAATCATGTGGCTGAGCAAATTATTATGTCGCCGCTCAGCACGTTTGCCTATGGGCTGAGTTGGCAGGCACTGGCGATTGAGCAGTTTGCTTTGCCGTTGGACGGTCTCGATCGATTATTGAGCCCAATATATTACTTGGGTTGGTTGGGGGATGACGGAGTTGCGGTGTTTTTAATTCTCAGTGGGTTTGGATTGACCTGGGGGTTGCTCTGTCGTGGTACGCCAATCCGCTTTGCCCTTGGTCCATTTTTCCGCAAGCGACTCAAAAAGTTATTGCCGCTTTGGGTGGGTTGTCATCTGATTTTTATGGCGACCTGGCTGCTGATTGGGTGGGGAATTTCCCCCTATGAGGTGCGTTCCTTTATTAGTCTGTTGGGATTGCGTGTGTTGCCGCGCCATCTCTATTTCTTCTCTCCCGCTTGGTGGTTTGTGCCACTGATTCTCCAGCTCTATTTGATTTATCCGTGGCTCTGGCGGAAGTTCCACCAGTTTGGTGTGAAGCGGACGTTGCTATTGGCCGCGATGGCGAGTGCGGCAGTGCGGGCGATCGGCCTCGGGTTAAGCCTGAAATTGGGCTACAACACAACTTTTTGGTATCCCGGAACGATTTTCCCGGTGCGGACAGCCGAGTTTTGTATGGGGATGGGCTTGGCGTTTCTGTGGTTTAAGCAGAGCGATCAAGTGATGGCTTTTTTGTATCGATCGTGGATTGGCGTCGTCGCAACCTTAGTCTATATATTCAGTACGCTGATTGCTTTAACGGTGCCCGGTCGGATTATTTCACCGCTGTTGTCGGGGATTGCGGCATCGGTGATGCTTTATTCCTGGCTGAACTGGTGCAATCGTCGATCGCAATATCGGCCGCTGCGATGGCTTAGTAATACCTTAGTCCGGACTGAGAAATACTCATACAGCATCTTCCTGGTGCACCATCCGATCATCATTAAGTTTCTGCCGTCTGGGACGTTCGACATCCATTCACCACAGATGTGGATGAATGTGGTGATTGCTTTAGTATTAACCGTAGCGATTGCCGTGAGCCTGCAAGAAATGTTGGAGATTTGTTTTGCCAAAAAGCGCATGTTACTGAATTAGTGATTGTATTTAAGCGTTAAATAGCTAATTGCAATAGGCTTTGTATGTACCTTCGAGCCGCTTGTGGCGATTGGATGAAGGTAACTGGCGCGTTTCGTTTGTCTTTGGGTTATATGGTGCGATCACGTTTATGCCATTGACTAAAGAGCGTTAAGCCAGCATTTTTGGCGATAACTACTGATTGGTGTGACATTTTAGTGGGGCACAACTAAAGTATTGGTTCAAATTTCCCACGAGGTAATTGGTATGGCTCGCTCGGCTGATATTGCATGGACAAAAGCGGATCTGATGGGCATTGCCAAGCATCAGAAAACTATACTTTGGCTTCTACTATTGTCGCTAGCGGCATCCTTTGTGGGTTTAACGCCGATTACCGCCCTGATTCAGCTGTATTTCATCTATAAGCTGGCCATGGCCGTGCGCTTATCGAAGGCGGAGATGGTGATTTATGTGATTATGGCGTTTATCCCGTTTATTTCATTGCTGGCATTGGCTAGTCTGAATTCCAAAGCAACGGATGTGCTGAAGTCAAACGGGATTCGCGTTGGTTTGATGGGCGCTAAGATGAACGACGTTGCGGCGATTTAGCTGCCGACTACTTAATTGTTGCTCAATTCCTGGTTGCTGGATGGATTGACTCAAGGGGCCGATGGAATCATCTAGCCGAATGGCCCAAACCGAACATCCAAAGCCTAAAAGGCAAACTCCGGTAATGTGTGAGTTGCGCCATTCGGTAAAGTGACTGTGACTTGGAAACCCTCGTGCATCTCACCGATGAGTTGCGTGTAGAGGTAAGACTGTGACCGTGCGACCTCGACTTGTTGGTTCACCAAGATGTCGGTGCCATCGCTGACACTCAGTTGGAGATTGGCGGGCAAGGCTTCGCCATCCGGCTGCCCGAGGGCAATAAACAAAGACCACTCGGCGGAATTGATCTGCCCAACTACCGCATATAAACGCAGTGCAGGGTCAGTGGTTGGCAATTCAAAATGTGCACTTTGAGCGTTCTCCGGAATGCTAATTCCTTGTTCCGATACGGTTCGCAGGACTTCGCTGAGCATGTCGGCGGGAGATGTGGGTGCGGCGGTTGAACGCAATCCAACAGTTTGGGGTTGTAGCGGCGGCATTAAGACCCCCGCTAACTCCTCGGATAAATCATCTAATTTCTGATTCAGCCACTGACCGACGCGGATTTTGGTTTCTGTCACTTGCGTTTTGACCGCTGCGACTTGCTCCGCGATCGATACTGCGGCGGGTAGCGGAATGCTGGCGGGGTCAGCGCAGCGTAGCGTCAGGAGCAGTTGATTGCTATCGCTGTCCAGTTGATTGAAGGGGACGCGGTAAGCGGCATCTTCGGTTTTAAGCGACTGTGATTTGAGCTGATCGTAGCGGGTTGAACCAGCAATGAACGCTTGGCCATATTCTTCCTGAACGCCCACGGCAACATACAGATGACAAGCGGCTTGGTCTTGGTCGATCGCGGCCTGGGGCAATAACACTTCATCTTCTTCCGGTGCGGCGACGCTGCTGACCCGGAAGCCATTGACTTGCCAAGTGCTAGGGGATAGCTTGCGTACCGACATTTCGGGTGCCCGCTGACTGAGCCATTGTTCAAACCCGACTTCAGCGAGGGTATTGAGGTAGGTTGACCATTGCTCACGTAGCGGGGCCGACTGGCTGGCTTGCTGAGCCGCAGCAATGTCCGCAGCACTCAAGTCAATGGCGTCAATGCGCTCCGCTTGGAAGTCGGAGAAGTCAATAGTGTCGATGAAGAAGTCTGTCATAGCGGTATACCAAGGCTGAATCAGGGTCGTAATTGGGTTCGTTCAACAACACATAGTCAGGCGGTGGTCTTAGCATATGCACGATCGAGATGTCCGCATAGGGTCCGCGAGAACATTGTACCGGTGACATAGTCTTTTGGACTTTGGGCTTGGGCCGCGGCTTCTTGCATGACGCCTTCGATTTGCTCGTTGAGGGCTGTTTCGATTGTGGCATCTAATTCTTTGAGCCGATCGGGCGACATCAGATCCGCTACTTTTTCTTTCACAAAAGCCAGCAGCTCCTGCACCATCTGGTGACGGACATCTTCGCGGAATGTCTTGAGATTTAGCAGACGACTGACTTGAAACTGTGCCTTGAGGCCGACCTGTGCGGCAATTTCCGTCATGGACATGCCTTCGCAGTGGAAAAACTTGAGGGCGGCAATAAAGTTCTTGGGCTTATCACCTTTGTATTTGCGGGTGCGGGCGGTAATGACCTGATTGAATGCCGCTTCGAGTGCCGTCGCAAACTGACCCCGAAACGCCTGCAGAAAGGCATTTTGCTGGATGGCACTTTCATCTTCCTCGGGGCTAGGCGCGGCGATCCGATCGGCGATCGTCACGCTTTCACCACTTTCCATTGAGACTGTGGGCAGTCGGCCAGCGCGGGATGCGACGCGATATTGCCGCAGTTGGGTGGCTAGTTGTTGGAGTTGGGCCAGGATGCTGCGGGGTGTGCCTTCCCCAATTTCTTGACGGATGCGTTCGAGCTGCTCTTCGCTGGGCGGCGGACAAGCGCCGCGCACACCGGCTTGGCGCTGGATCAGGCGATCGGCCCGGTAAACCGCATGATAAGCCTCGAGTAAAAATACGGCTTGTTCCGTCTCAAAGGCACTGGTGCTATGAAACTCCCCATAAACCCGCCGCAGTTTGCTGATATTGGTGTCGTTGAGAATGGCCCAATCGCTGAGCAGACAAACCCCCGATTCCAGCAGGAATTTGTTTAGTTCCCGATTGTGTTTGACCAGGCGAATGGTCCAAGTGGCGAGGCTGCCTTTACCGGGTTCGAAGGTATTGAGAATGTGGCGGGCGGTGCTGACGTATTGGCTATTGGCTTGGATTTTGCCATCATCGTCGAGCACCAAGGGAAATAAATCCTGCCGGGAAAAGCCGTGGTTGAGGCCAAACTGCTGTTCGAGTTGGATGCAGACTTGTTCGATTTGGTTAGAGATGAAGCAGCGGAGGCAGAGATCGGCGATCGGATCGGTTTGGCTCAGCGCCAACAGTTGGGTTTGGATCTCATTCGGAGCAAGATCGTCATCGGTCGCAAACTGCTGGGCAAAAAAAGCCTTGGCTTCTGGTAATTCCGCTGCCCGGCGATGTCCAGTCAGGTCGAGACGAGTAAGTTTCCAGTAGCGGGCGTTACGACTCATAGGGTAAGTGGAATAGTTTTGAGTGCGAGCGAGATTATATGGTTCTTGCCGGACGCTCAAGCTGCATTATGACAACTGGACGACCGGTTGGTCACTGAGTAGGGTGCGCTGAGTTAGCAGATCTTCCACGGTAATGCACAAAAACCGCTTCTGATTCACGCTGAACATTACTTTAATCCGATCGCGGCCCGGACTGCCAGGTGGGTCGAGTTCGGCAATTCCGCGGGCGGCGTCGCTGTCATTGAGGGCTTTAACGGCGGTAGCGCTCGATTCGAGATTGCGGGTGATCAGCCGATCACCATCGAAATAGACTTCGGTTTGGGCGTTATCGCCGGCTAATTCACCAATTACCAGCTCGATCTGTGGTTGATCTTCAATCGAGGCTCCGAGGGTCAATTCGACGGGTTTATTCATGGGATAGGGCTGGCCGGGTCGGATGATGGAGTGCCAATTATGAGCTTTAATCCGTCGATCCCAATAGCGGATACCGTAGCCGTGATACAGAAAGTCCTTAACCTCGACGTTTTGGGAAATTTGGAGGGCGCCCTGGGCGATCGCTTCAAAGGGTTTGTTCGATCGGATTTTGGTAGTGTCGAAATAGGTTTGCACCCAGGTTTGGACCGCGGGGATTTGCGAGGT of Romeriopsis navalis LEGE 11480 contains these proteins:
- a CDS encoding mechanosensitive ion channel family protein; this encodes MFSSSWLTWSIILVVALPLGLILLGELRLRLHRRGSPFAPSVQALRNRLLPLLAAFLFLNHVLQLVPENLLVKLTGTLLWIGAIDVVLSFVNVLIFEGQKGATWRKQVPKLLIELCRLVLVLLGIGFVLSQVWGADLAGLAAALGVSSIVLGLALQDTLGSIMSGIALLFERPFNVGDWIKVEKVEGHVLDINWRAVRLLTRDHEVLTIPHKVMGSGIICNYSQPDRRHVQMFEIDFASEDPPNLIKQVILKTALSTEGILNKPEPMIWAKEYNDYRAVYIVKYWISDYQYAPPIMDRLKTRIWYASQRSGLKETIPIHRLVKLDNLPGEAGVSPDAFTESLKTNPVFLPAVKHSNLAQLSTGITLHSYGVGEPVFEEGEVPGFLYMIITGSVLLTIRDASDQPREVARLSNGDFFGEMALFSDEPSPFAVKVVDDLQIIALSADLVNQMIENTPSLAREIGQIIDKRRRRIAEVQKQYAAATTRVS
- a CDS encoding TetR/AcrR family transcriptional regulator, yielding MSRSNPPESKSDAKAKPDKAQAILDGALQVFTTQGFAAASMDRIAKAAGVSKPTLYSYFQDKEGLFVALIQQLVETHSPITITNAPKPDFQTPPAAFLRQIAGSVLGHTSSNQPFLSLMRLLIGESEKFPELSQTFVQELSKPVIERLAFYFEMHPDLNFPDPIVTARVFVGSVIHYIIVQYIMQGDSVMPLERERMINGLVDLILAAGMAPTNHKSA
- a CDS encoding HlyD family efflux transporter periplasmic adaptor subunit; the protein is MKSLDVLNHEMTPEHPSRYWLAVAAVVILGAGSIAGWRLWQNRMVQMQVAQEQAMRVIEIPSVTALARLEPQGELINLTAPTSAQESRIAEVLVQVGDRVEVGQVIAILDNRDRLQAALRSAQAQVRIAQAKLAQVKAGAKTSEFQGQRAEIARIEAEQVGNVAAQRATAARLAAEVENARVEAGRYDSLYQVGAISASQRDAKRLVYASAQRQLQEVQAQIKRIQTTSQQQLQRAEASLKQLSEVRPVDIQAAEVEVQSAIAAVREAQASLAQTMVRSPKAGQILRIHTQPGENIAEQGIAALGQTQQMMVVAEVYQGDIAKITLGQPVQLTATALPEVLVGSVERIGLEVQQQKVVNEDPAVNIDAKVIEVHIRLNPESSQKVAGLTNLQVTAKMQVQSES
- the devC gene encoding ABC transporter permease DevC, which codes for MFNFFKTLQQRTPLGLLQLQHDPWRLLTAIAGITFADVLIFMQLGFADALYTSNTQYPRALQADIVLLSTQAKNFNLLRSFPRRRLYQAQDVPGVVSADALYIGTVQWRNPETRKKTAMMVVGQNPDQPAFALPEVNRQLAATRLPNHVLFDQVSRGDYSAMIERVNQGGVATTDIADRTVTVAGLFKVGASFAYDGALITSDQNFLRFFPKSHPGAVNLGLVRLAPEANAAQVKNALKQRLPDDVQVLTGQEYVDFELNEIQKNSPIGFVFGVGTAMGLIVGVVIVYQVLSTDVNSHLAEYATFKAMGYRNRYLLGVIFEEALLLSLFGFVPGLLISLGAYAVTASAAALAISMPLERVLQVFVLTLLMCSASGGIATRRLQAADPADIF
- a CDS encoding ATP-binding cassette domain-containing protein is translated as MTMQPVIAIQHLNHYFGVGKLRKQALFDINLAIMPGEIVIMTGPSGSGKTTLLTLLGGLRSGQAGSLKILGREICGARQHDLVQARRNNGYIFQAHNLHGSLTALQNVQMGLEVHGMSKAKRHLIAAEMLEQVGLADRINYYPADLSGGQKQRVAIARALVSRPKIVLADEPTAALDKKSGRDVVNIMHDLAKQQGCTILLVTHDNRILDIADRIVYMEDGRLAQLPEALAPSS
- a CDS encoding pentapeptide repeat-containing protein, giving the protein MLKRQKIQLAILLVVIVIVTIILIFAEPIALWLTHWAFIKILDALSKLGVLIAVVAFLLEIPKRQAQAEAEKQRLFFEYWQVIDAAATAGTSTSYARKIALESLAKADVPLRNIDVPQAELRRINLVGADLSGANLREADLSGAVLDRADLSKALLYRSRLYGASLRDTQLDQADLREVLYDAETIFPEGVKPEALGAYLIAPRSRLVNVQLPQAVFWGVNLEEANLEGANLAGSSFQGARLQHANFQSADLQGCRFRHADVSGANFQDANLRGAIFWETGGLAPEQVKAAQHWEEATYNAEFLAQLGIS
- a CDS encoding acyltransferase family protein yields the protein MVELQGVNILSEAILAYQQSQFRLPQPPSPDVEQLKWLAQMKTIALFWIVLNHVAEQIIMSPLSTFAYGLSWQALAIEQFALPLDGLDRLLSPIYYLGWLGDDGVAVFLILSGFGLTWGLLCRGTPIRFALGPFFRKRLKKLLPLWVGCHLIFMATWLLIGWGISPYEVRSFISLLGLRVLPRHLYFFSPAWWFVPLILQLYLIYPWLWRKFHQFGVKRTLLLAAMASAAVRAIGLGLSLKLGYNTTFWYPGTIFPVRTAEFCMGMGLAFLWFKQSDQVMAFLYRSWIGVVATLVYIFSTLIALTVPGRIISPLLSGIAASVMLYSWLNWCNRRSQYRPLRWLSNTLVRTEKYSYSIFLVHHPIIIKFLPSGTFDIHSPQMWMNVVIALVLTVAIAVSLQEMLEICFAKKRMLLN
- a CDS encoding DUF1822 family protein, yielding MTDFFIDTIDFSDFQAERIDAIDLSAADIAAAQQASQSAPLREQWSTYLNTLAEVGFEQWLSQRAPEMSVRKLSPSTWQVNGFRVSSVAAPEEDEVLLPQAAIDQDQAACHLYVAVGVQEEYGQAFIAGSTRYDQLKSQSLKTEDAAYRVPFNQLDSDSNQLLLTLRCADPASIPLPAAVSIAEQVAAVKTQVTETKIRVGQWLNQKLDDLSEELAGVLMPPLQPQTVGLRSTAAPTSPADMLSEVLRTVSEQGISIPENAQSAHFELPTTDPALRLYAVVGQINSAEWSLFIALGQPDGEALPANLQLSVSDGTDILVNQQVEVARSQSYLYTQLIGEMHEGFQVTVTLPNGATHTLPEFAF